Below is a window of Mucilaginibacter sp. PAMC 26640 DNA.
AATAACTGGTGCTCAGGCTAAACCGGCTTTGGCCTTTAGTGGTGATGGTGGCATAGGCAAATATATTTGATACACGGGTGTTACGGTTTGCCGTATCGGTATAAAAAGAAAGTAGGCCGGCGCCGCCAACTTCCACACCTGTTTCCGGGGCAGTGCTGAATACTGGCAGAACCACAAAGCTGCTTTTACGGGTAGTATCCCTATCCAGATACATCTTGCGAATAAATTTGGGGATGAAATTTGCCTGGGCAAATACGTGTTGCCCCAAAGTGGCTAAAAACAATATCAGTATAATTTTCTTCATAGGATAGTAGTGCTAAAACGCAGCAAAACTAAATGTTTGGGGCGAATGTAGAATTTAAATTCTGTTGTCCTCAAAATACCTACTTTTGCAAAATAATCAGCATAAATAAATATGAGCACAGAAAGAGGCCCTATATCGCAATTTATCGAAAGAAATTACCTGCACTTTAATGCAGCAGCGTTAATGGATGCCGCCAAAGGTTACGAAACACACCTTTTGGAAGGCGGAAAAATGATGGTTACGCTGGGTGGTGCCATGAGTACGGCCGAACTGGGCATATCTTTGGCGGAGATGATTCGCCAGGGAAAGATTGATATCATAAGCTGTACGGGTGCCAACCTGGAGGAGGATATCATGAACCTGGTGGCACACTCGCACTATAAGCGCGTTCCTAACTATAGGGATCTGAGTCCGCAGGATGAGTGGGATCTGTTGGAGAACCACTACAACCGGGTTACCGATACCTGTATCCCGGAAGAGGAGGCTTTTCGCCGTTTACAAAAACACATTTACAAAATCTGGAAAGATGCCGATACGGCAGGCGAGCGTTATTTTCCGCATGAATACATGTACAAAATTTTGCTTAGCGGCGAACTGGAGCAGTATTATGAAATTGACCCTAAAAACTCCTGGATGCTGGCAGCGGCAGAGAAGAATCTGCCGATAGTGGTACCGGGTTGGGAAGATTCTACAATGGGCAATATTTTTGCATCTTATGTAATTAAAGGGGAGGTAAAAGCTTCTACCATGAAAAGTGGTATAGAATACATGGCTTGGTTGGCTGGCTGGTACCCGGAAAATTCAACAGGCAAGGGGATAGGTTTCTTCCAAATTGGTGGTGGTATAGCTGGAGATTTCCCTATTTGTGTTGTACCGATGCTTTACCAGGATATGGAAATGCCCGAAATTCCATTCTGGAGTTATTTCTGCCAGATCTCCGATTCAACTACATCATATGGCTCATATTCCGGTGCGGTGCCCAATGAAAAAATTACCTGGGGTAAGTTGGATATCAATACGCCAAAATTTATTGTAGAGTCTGATGCAACAATTGTTGCACCACTCATTTTTGCCTGGTTATTAAAACAATAACGAAAATTTTTAAATTTTCAAAAAAATTCAAATTTTTTAATCAGGGCAATGCGCTGCTAAGATGCCCCTTTTCATACCTGAAAAGGGGCATTTTAAACTTGTTTAGAACGATTATAAATTATTTATTACTGTCACTAATTTGTCAGCGGTAGAGTAATAAATTATACTTTTGTAGCTGTAAAAGTGGATAAAACATTCCCCTTTACGTCAGTTTATAACGTTAACATTATAACTATTTAGCATAAATACACTTTATGAGAAATATCTCATTGATTTTTAAACAGTTCTCTAAGTCGGTTTTACTTGTTGCAGGGTTAGCCCTTTCTGGTTTTAACGCCAGTGCGCAGGCTGATGCTGCGAAAGGAGAAGCCATCTTCAAAGCCAAATGTACAGCCTGTCATAAGATAGATGTACGGATGACCGGCCCTGCATTAGGTCCACAGATCACATCTGAGACCGATGATAAGTACCTCACGAAGTGGATCCAGAACAACCAGGCTTTAATTGCTGCAAAAAACCCAAAGGCGCTCAAAATTTACAATGAGTATAACCAGGCGGGTATGACTGTTTTTGCCGAGTTGACCGATGCTGATGTAGGTAACATCATTACCTATGTGCGTGAGGATTGGAAAAAAATCCAGGCTGATAAAGCAAAAGGCCCTGCCGGTGGCGGTGCTGCTACGGCTCAGGATGCTGGCCCAAGCAATTTTGTGATCTTCGCCTTAATAGGTGTTATCCTAGTTGCATTTATTGTAATTCTGGTGCTAAACAAAGTAATTGGTACGCTTGAGCGTTTGTTGCTTCGTAACCAGGGTTTGTTAGCTGAAGAAGAAGAAGTTGACGGTGAAAAAGTAAAAGGCGACCGTTTGCTGCTGGTTAAAAAGATTCTTAAGAATAAAAAGCTGGTTTTCTTTATAGTTGTTTGCGGTACCATTGCGATGGGCAGCTGGAGCTGGGTTACCATGTGGAACACTAATGTTCACCAGGGATATCAGCCAGCACAACCTATTAAATATTCACACAAACTGCACGCAGGTGTTATGAAGCTGGAGTGTCAGTATTGCCACTCAGGTGCCTTTAAAGGTAAAAACGCTTCTATACCATCGTTAAACGTTTGTATGAACTGTCACAAGGCAGTTAAAACCGAATCTCCTGAGATCCACAAGATCTATGATGCTTTGGGGTACGATCCGCAAACGCAGAAATACGACAGTACAAAAGCACAGCCTATTCAGTGGGTGCGTATCCACAACCTTCCGGATCTGGCTTACTTTAACCACTCACAGCACGTAGTTGTAGGAAACGTTAAATGCCAAACTTGCCACGGTCAAATTCAGGAGATGCAGGAAGTATATCAATACTCTCCGCTTACTATGAAATGGTGTATACAGTGCCATAAACGTACTGAGGTGAATGGCAAAGGAAATGCTTATTATGATAAGATCCTTGCGGCACACGATAAGATCAAAAAAGGTGAAAAAGTTACTGCCGCTGTTTTGGGTGGTATCGAATGCGCCAAGTGCCATTATTAATAAACGATTTAGAACTTAGCATTACAGTTTATATAACTTAAATGGATAGCAATAAAAAATACTGGAAAGGTTTAGAGGAACTAGACAGAACGCCAGAATTTGTTGAGAAAAATAGACACGAATTTGCGGAGCCCATCCCAATTGAAGAAGTTTTAAGTGGTGGAGGGTTGTCGTCAAAAACACCTCGCCGCGACTTTTTAAAGGCCCTGGGATTCGGTGTGGGTGCTGTTACTTTGGCTGCATGCCAGAAGGTACCGGTGCACAAATCTATACCTTACTTAATAAAACCTGAAGAAGTTACCCCGGGTATAGCCAACTACTACTCATCTACTTATGAAGGCAGCGCTATACTGGTAAAAACCCGCGAGGGCAGGCCA
It encodes the following:
- a CDS encoding cytochrome C, translated to MRNISLIFKQFSKSVLLVAGLALSGFNASAQADAAKGEAIFKAKCTACHKIDVRMTGPALGPQITSETDDKYLTKWIQNNQALIAAKNPKALKIYNEYNQAGMTVFAELTDADVGNIITYVREDWKKIQADKAKGPAGGGAATAQDAGPSNFVIFALIGVILVAFIVILVLNKVIGTLERLLLRNQGLLAEEEEVDGEKVKGDRLLLVKKILKNKKLVFFIVVCGTIAMGSWSWVTMWNTNVHQGYQPAQPIKYSHKLHAGVMKLECQYCHSGAFKGKNASIPSLNVCMNCHKAVKTESPEIHKIYDALGYDPQTQKYDSTKAQPIQWVRIHNLPDLAYFNHSQHVVVGNVKCQTCHGQIQEMQEVYQYSPLTMKWCIQCHKRTEVNGKGNAYYDKILAAHDKIKKGEKVTAAVLGGIECAKCHY
- a CDS encoding deoxyhypusine synthase — encoded protein: MSTERGPISQFIERNYLHFNAAALMDAAKGYETHLLEGGKMMVTLGGAMSTAELGISLAEMIRQGKIDIISCTGANLEEDIMNLVAHSHYKRVPNYRDLSPQDEWDLLENHYNRVTDTCIPEEEAFRRLQKHIYKIWKDADTAGERYFPHEYMYKILLSGELEQYYEIDPKNSWMLAAAEKNLPIVVPGWEDSTMGNIFASYVIKGEVKASTMKSGIEYMAWLAGWYPENSTGKGIGFFQIGGGIAGDFPICVVPMLYQDMEMPEIPFWSYFCQISDSTTSYGSYSGAVPNEKITWGKLDINTPKFIVESDATIVAPLIFAWLLKQ